Proteins from one Impatiens glandulifera chromosome 2, dImpGla2.1, whole genome shotgun sequence genomic window:
- the LOC124925757 gene encoding chromodomain-helicase-DNA-binding protein 7-like → MQPYNGGGGGGGGGGSNNRAEAERWVGIAEKLLAGRDLVGTKTFAIRARESDPRFDAADLILAVADTLLASEKQINNQPDWYSILQLPTLCLDMDLIANQYRRLALLLNPHKNRLPYADQAFTMVSYAWSVLSDPNKKFLYDNEINNMFTRFEPTPPNRPNEINLQFVQNPIQQQQPPPQFPPVQPPPQWQQLPPTQHHHRPNLPPFQSQIQHHPQQFPPGQLQNQHLTPQVPHFQPPKQPQLPTQTQTQQHVVRENPVNEQVQPNRSMEDKDASEESEGSEEEDEESTFWTACPYCYYMYEYPGVYKGCTFRCHNCKRAFHGLKIESPPSAALDGKDSYFCCWGFIPLAGSMTNPTKKKKRQDWSPFSQMIPCPPAVKKAETRKQPPADDNEDKDDIFLDVSSSDNSSDGDWRSNSASRKKKAKYTKETSQSKNVNNREADKGKNVEGDPQNISMAAESSRKGASSSNNLKKVQSNVPKEWGRLDLNVEFSNNETEESGSGVRVGGGAGSGRPVHAEEEDEEEDEPEEGIEGIGFFEGLDDFLSSLPILNVVGEDNNKVKAA, encoded by the coding sequence atgcaACCGTATAACGGCGGTGGCGGCggtggcggcggcggcggtAGCAACAACCGGGCGGAGGCGGAGCGATGGGTCGGAATCGCCGAGAAGCTTCTGGCGGGTCGCGACCTGGTCGGCACAAAGACATTTGCGATTCGTGCCCGGGAATCCGACCCAAGATTCGATGCCGCTGACCTAATCTTGGCAGTCGCCGATACGCTCTTAGCCAGCGAGAAGCAGATCAATAACCAACCGGACTGGTATAGTATTCTTCAGCTTCCGACTCTGTGTCTAGACATGGACCTAATCGCGAACCAGTATCGTCGGTTGGCCCTGCTTCTTAACCCTCATAAGAACCGACTTCCTTACGCCGATCAAGCTTTCACAATGGTCTCTTACGCCTGGTCAGTTCTTTCAGACCCTAACAAAAAGTTTCTATATGATAACGAGATCAATAATATGTTTACTAGATTTGAACCCACCCCACCAAATCGCCCAAATGAAATTAACcttcaatttgttcaaaaccctatccaacaacaacaacctCCACCACAGTTTCCACCTGTCCAACCACCACCGCAATGGCAGCAGCTTCCACCTACGCAGCATCATCACCGGCCAAATCTTCCACCTTTTCAGTCCCAAATCCAGCATCACCCGCAACAATTTCCACCGGGGCAGCTGCAAAATCAGCACCTCACGCCACAGGTTCCACATTTTCAGCCCCCAAAGCAGCCACAGCTCCCGACCCAGACCCAGACCCAGCAGCATGTTGTGAGGGAAAACCCTGTAAATGAACAAGTGCAACCTAATAGATCTATGGAAGACAAGGATGCTTCTGAAGAAAGTGAAGgcagtgaagaagaagatgaggaaTCAACGTTTTGGACTGCATGTCCTTATTGTTACTACATGTATGAATATCCTGGAGTTTACAAAGGTTGCACATTTAGATGCCATAACTGCAAAAGGGCATTTCACGGATTGAAAATCGAGTCTCCCCCATCTGCTGCACTTGATGGAAAAGATTCATATTTCTGCTGTTGGGGTTTCATCCCATTAGCAGGATCTATGACAAATCCGACTAAGAAAAAGAAGCGGCAAGATTGGTCTCCTTTCTCCCAGATGATTCCATGTCCTCCTGCTGTTAAAAAGGCAGAAACTAGAAAGCAGCCACCCGCCGATGACAATGAAGATAAAGATGACATCTTTCTTGATGTATCGTCAAGCGACAACAGCTCTGATGGTGACTGGCGATCTAACAGTGCGAGTAGGAAGAAGAAAGCGAAATATACAAAGGAAACAAGTCAGAGTAAAAATGTGAACAATAGGGAAGCAGATAAAGGGAAGAATGTAGAAGGAGATCCACAAAATATCTCTATGGCTGCTGAGAGTAGTAGGAAAGGTGCATCTTCTTCAAACAATCTGAAGAAAGTGCAGAGTAATGTTCCTAAAGAATGGGGGAGATTGGACTTAAATGTGGAGTTCAGTAACAATGAGACAGAAGAGTCTGGTTCAGGAGTTAGGGTAGGAGGAGGAGCTGGGAGTGGGAGACCAGTTCATGCTGAggaggaagatgaagaagaagatgaaccaGAAGAAGGCATTGAGGGGATAGGTTTCTTTGAAGGACTTGATGATTTTTTGAGCAGTTTACCCATCCTTAATGTTGTTGGGGaagataataataaagttaaggcAGCCTAG
- the LOC124927029 gene encoding costars family protein: MNVEEEVERLKEEIKRLGKAQDDGSYTVTFGVLFNDDQCANIFEALVGTLRAAKKRKVLKFEGELLLQGVHDNVEVILLPEPAAVAKA, from the exons ATGAATGTTGAGGAAGAAGTTGAACGTCTCAAGGAAGAAATCAAGAGACTTGGCAAGGCCCAAGATGATGGCTCCTATACG GTGACATTTGGAGTGCTGTTTAATGATGATCAATGTGCCAATATATTTGAAGCACTAGTTGGGACTTTGAGGGCTGCAAAGAAACGCAAGGTCCTGAAATTTGAAGGAGAGCTGCTTCTACAAGGAGTTCATGACAATGTCGAGGTTATCCTCCTACCTGAGCCTGCTGCTGTTGCAAAAGCATAG
- the LOC124925786 gene encoding GATA transcription factor 28-like, with product MTEINEQLSVYPTNSTDLHHHQENQIVDEEEEDDDVAGGESIDNPHIRFESHVLHDDGSVGPINGVEQPLHPHDFYTNASEIVPVTDNGGTDQLTLSFQGEVYVFDSITPEKVQAVLLLLGGYEVPAGISTIGVNPQIRKASDDFPCRSSQSQRAASLSRFREKRKERCFDKKIRYTVRKEVALRMQRKKGQFTSSKSISDEGPSDGDGTTYEQETLCAHCGINSKSTPMMRRGPTGPRTLCNACGLKWANKGVLKDIPKAMSTNIGTQNNNIKVIEQKVITDPTEMANSSQL from the exons ATGACGGAAATCAATGAGCAACTCTCTGTTTACCCAACAAATTCCACGGATTTACATCACCATCAAGAAAACCAGATCGtggacgaagaagaagaagacgacgaCGTTGCAGGCGGAGAGTCGATAGATAACCCTCACATCCGATTCGAATCTCACGTTCTACACGATGATGGTAGCGTTGGCCCGATTAATGGCGTCGAACAACCTCTTCATCCTCATGATTTCTATACCAATGCTTCTGAAATTGTTCCGGTCACTGACAACGGTGGAACCGACCAGCTCACGTTGTCTTTTCAGGGAGAGGTTTATGTCTTCGATTCCATTACGCCTGAAAAG GTACAAGCAGTTCTATTACTATTGGGTGGGTATGAGGTGCCGGCTGGCATTTCAACCATTGGTGTGAACCCACAGATTCGAAAG GCTTCAGATGATTTCCCATGTAGATCAAGTCAGTCACAAAGGGCTGCCTCTTTGTCTCGATTTAGGGAGAAGAGGAAAGAAAGATGTTTTGACAAGAAAATTCGTTACACGGTGCGAAAAGAAGTTGCACTCAG GATGCAGCGGAAAAAAGGTCAATTTACTTCATCCAAGTCAATATCAGACGAAGGGCCTTCAGATGGTGATGGTACTACATATGAGCAGGAAACTTT ATGTGCACACTGTGGGATAAACTCAAAATCCACCCCAATGATGCGACGTGGCCCGACTGGACCAAGGACTTTGTGTAACGCTTGTGGACTTAAATGGGCAAATAAG GGCGTTCTAAAAGATATCCCCAAAGCAATGTCAACGAATATCGGAACACAAAACAACAACATTAAAGTGATTGAACAG AAAGTAATAACCGATCCGACTGAAATGGCGAATAGTTCTCAACTGTAG